In bacterium, one DNA window encodes the following:
- a CDS encoding Rieske 2Fe-2S domain-containing protein codes for MTGCACGGAGHSRREFIGRSALGVGVLASAGALLSLLQGCGGGDSSSPVAPATGGGTVQLDLSLPQYSALGTVGGSVSLNATAASGLPRFGIIVVRTSESVVTVLDRTCTHEVNQIGALQPDGVATCPRHGAQFNASGSVVRGPASHSLAHYQASLENGILSIQI; via the coding sequence ATGACAGGATGCGCGTGCGGTGGCGCCGGGCACAGCCGGCGTGAATTTATCGGCCGGTCGGCCCTGGGAGTGGGCGTCTTGGCCTCGGCCGGTGCTCTTCTGTCACTGTTGCAGGGTTGTGGCGGGGGAGACTCCTCAAGCCCGGTGGCGCCAGCCACCGGCGGCGGCACGGTGCAGCTCGACCTGAGCCTTCCGCAGTACAGCGCACTCGGCACAGTTGGCGGATCGGTCAGTCTGAACGCAACTGCGGCGAGCGGACTGCCGCGGTTCGGAATCATCGTGGTGCGCACCTCCGAGAGCGTGGTGACGGTCCTGGACCGCACCTGCACGCACGAGGTGAACCAGATCGGGGCCCTGCAGCCGGACGGCGTAGCCACCTGCCCCCGTCACGGGGCGCAGTTCAACGCCTCGGGCAGCGTGGTCCGCGGGCCGGCCTCGCACAGCCTGGCTCATTACCAGGCCAGCCTGGAGAACGGCATTCTCAGCATCCAGATCTGA
- a CDS encoding TIGR01777 family oxidoreductase, which yields MEYRLQSLLQGVSPEAAFAWHARPGALERLIPPWQKVRLLEGGTTALAQGARLHLQAGLGPLRLDWLAELSGVEPGHSFTDTQVRGPFRRWVHEHVFTAVEGGGSCVLTDRVEWEPPLPRLTDRFIANRLDRAFRWRHRVTASDLRDSLDYGECDSEIVVSGGSGLIGSALVPYLRAAGHRVRSLVRREPDSGDEFRWQPESGRLDPAALEGAQAVVHLAGESIAGGRWNERRKRGILESRVRGTELIARNLARLDNPPRVLVCASAVGFYGDRGEEVLDEDSPGGTGFLAGVCAAWEAACAPAAEAGVRVVFLRLGMVLSQSGGALRAMLPAFRLGLGGPLGRGEQYFGWIAIDDLLRVIRHVVAHNELSGPLIAAAPEATTSAQFSRALAGVLQRPAFLAAPAPLLRAALGEMGSALLLSSQRVCPSRLLQSGFRYRYPDLGRALGHLTGRLSETHILT from the coding sequence ATGGAATACCGTCTTCAGAGCCTTCTGCAAGGAGTGAGCCCGGAGGCGGCGTTCGCCTGGCACGCCCGGCCGGGGGCCCTGGAACGCCTTATCCCGCCCTGGCAGAAAGTCCGGCTGCTTGAGGGCGGAACGACCGCCCTGGCCCAGGGCGCACGCCTTCACCTGCAGGCCGGTCTGGGGCCGCTGCGCCTCGACTGGCTGGCCGAGCTGAGCGGTGTGGAGCCTGGACATTCTTTCACCGACACCCAGGTGCGCGGTCCGTTCCGGCGCTGGGTCCACGAGCACGTTTTCACGGCTGTCGAGGGGGGCGGAAGCTGTGTCCTGACCGACCGGGTGGAGTGGGAGCCGCCCCTGCCCCGGCTGACCGACCGCTTCATCGCGAATCGCCTCGACCGGGCGTTCCGCTGGCGGCACCGGGTGACCGCCTCCGACCTGCGCGACAGCCTGGATTACGGTGAATGCGATTCGGAGATCGTGGTGAGCGGCGGCTCGGGGCTGATCGGCTCGGCGCTGGTCCCCTACCTGCGTGCGGCCGGGCACCGCGTGCGCAGTCTTGTGCGTCGGGAGCCGGATAGCGGCGATGAGTTCCGCTGGCAGCCCGAATCCGGCCGGCTCGACCCGGCCGCCCTGGAGGGCGCCCAGGCGGTGGTGCACCTGGCCGGGGAAAGTATCGCCGGCGGGCGCTGGAACGAGCGCCGCAAGCGTGGCATTCTGGAAAGCCGGGTGCGCGGCACGGAGCTTATCGCGCGCAACCTGGCCCGGCTCGACAATCCGCCCCGGGTGCTGGTCTGCGCCTCGGCCGTGGGTTTCTACGGCGACCGGGGGGAGGAGGTTCTGGATGAGGACAGCCCCGGCGGCACGGGGTTCCTGGCCGGGGTCTGCGCGGCCTGGGAGGCGGCCTGCGCCCCGGCGGCTGAGGCCGGAGTGCGGGTGGTGTTCCTGCGGCTGGGGATGGTCCTCTCCCAGTCCGGCGGGGCGCTGCGGGCGATGCTGCCCGCGTTCCGCCTGGGCCTGGGGGGCCCGCTGGGCCGTGGTGAGCAGTATTTCGGCTGGATCGCGATCGATGACCTGTTACGGGTGATCCGGCATGTTGTCGCACACAACGAGTTGAGCGGCCCGCTGATAGCCGCCGCGCCCGAGGCGACCACCAGCGCTCAGTTCAGCCGGGCCCTGGCTGGCGTTCTGCAGCGGCCCGCCTTTCTGGCCGCCCCGGCCCCGCTGCTGCGCGCCGCCCTGGGCGAGATGGGCAGCGCACTTCTTCTGTCCAGCCAGCGGGTGTGTCCGTCGCGACTGCTGCAATCGGGTTTCCGCTACCGCTACCCGGACCTGGGGCGCGCCCTTGGTCACTTGACAGGCCGCTTGAGCGAGACCCATATATTAACCTGA
- the tenA gene encoding thiaminase II, producing MSFTDSLAAACNDSWQRMHEHPFVREIGEGVLAEDKFVFYLRQDYVYLIEYSRLLALACAKAPDLETMRYFKDLLGQILESEMELHVKICAEYGLSRSVLESTVAAPGCLAYTSFLLSTAYSGSFADLLAVMLPCVWGYHEIGQRLQRQGLPQAQFYRDWIEIYASDQMKNISDCLRQLMEAQARHSDGAAHERWKNLFARSVEFEVLFWEMSWRKLDSALG from the coding sequence ATGTCGTTCACCGACAGTCTCGCCGCCGCCTGCAACGACTCCTGGCAGAGGATGCACGAGCACCCGTTCGTACGCGAGATCGGCGAGGGAGTGCTGGCAGAGGACAAATTCGTTTTCTACCTGCGCCAGGACTATGTCTATCTGATCGAATACAGCCGCCTGCTGGCCCTGGCCTGCGCCAAGGCGCCCGACCTGGAAACCATGCGCTATTTCAAAGACCTGCTGGGCCAGATCCTCGAATCGGAGATGGAACTGCACGTGAAAATCTGCGCCGAGTACGGCCTGAGCCGCTCCGTGCTCGAATCCACCGTGGCCGCGCCGGGGTGCCTGGCCTACACCAGTTTTCTTCTCTCCACCGCCTATTCCGGCAGTTTCGCCGACCTTCTGGCCGTCATGCTCCCCTGTGTCTGGGGTTACCATGAGATCGGCCAACGCCTTCAAAGACAGGGTTTGCCGCAGGCCCAGTTTTACAGGGACTGGATCGAGATCTATGCCTCGGACCAGATGAAAAATATTTCTGACTGTCTGCGCCAGTTGATGGAGGCCCAGGCCCGGCATTCCGACGGGGCGGCGCATGAGCGCTGGAAAAACCTGTTCGCCAGGAGCGTGGAGTTCGAGGTGCTGTTCTGGGAAATGTCCTGGCGTAAACTCGACAGCGCACTGGGGTAA
- the pdxH gene encoding pyridoxamine 5'-phosphate oxidase: MVHLERESLADDPFVQFERWFSQAQREGVAEPEAMALSTVDAAGAPSSRMVLLRGFDRAGFVFFSNYGSRKAQDILARPRAALLFYWRSEPARQVRIVGEVEKTTPRESLAYFRTRPRGSRLGAWASPQSRAIQDRETLEAAQREMERISPEEVPLPPFWGGYRLAPQEFEFWQAGADRLHDRFRYFQAAGVWSIERLAP, translated from the coding sequence ATGGTGCACCTGGAAAGAGAATCCCTGGCCGATGATCCGTTCGTGCAGTTCGAACGCTGGTTCAGCCAGGCGCAGCGAGAGGGAGTGGCCGAACCGGAGGCGATGGCCCTGTCCACGGTGGACGCGGCGGGCGCGCCCTCCTCGCGCATGGTGCTGCTGCGCGGGTTCGACCGCGCGGGCTTCGTGTTTTTCTCCAACTACGGCAGCCGCAAGGCGCAGGATATCCTGGCCCGGCCCAGGGCGGCCCTTCTTTTCTACTGGCGGAGCGAGCCTGCGCGCCAGGTGCGTATTGTCGGTGAGGTCGAAAAAACCACGCCCCGGGAGAGCCTGGCTTATTTCCGGACCCGCCCCCGCGGCAGCCGCCTGGGGGCCTGGGCCTCACCCCAGAGCCGGGCGATCCAGGACCGTGAAACCCTGGAGGCCGCACAGCGGGAAATGGAACGTATTTCCCCGGAGGAGGTCCCTCTGCCGCCGTTCTGGGGCGGATACCGTCTGGCGCCGCAGGAGTTCGAATTCTGGCAGGCCGGAGCGGACCGCCTGCACGACCGGTTCCGTTATTTTCAGGCCGCTGGCGTCTGGTCAATCGAGCGACTGGCGCCCTGA
- a CDS encoding Re/Si-specific NAD(P)(+) transhydrogenase subunit alpha, with protein sequence MRVGVPRETFPGQNQVALVPDGVPALTKAGLEVVMEAGAGAAAGYPDSEYQAKGVQMLSGREKVFQAADIILQFQAAGANPEKGPQDYALLREGQVLIAFLDPLSAPDQVQELAARGVTAFSMELMPRITRAQSMDALSAMATVAGYKAVILAAAQLPRMFPLMMTAAGTVSPARVFVIGAGVAGLQAISSAKRLGAVVQAYDVRPAVREQVESLGGKFVEMELDAAASETKGGYAKEMGEDFYRRQRELMERVVADSHVVITTAAVPGKKAPVLITADMVKRMPPGSVIVDLAAERGGNCELTQAGKTVEVDGVTVIGTLNLPSTVPYHASQMYSKNIVTFLRHLLTKEGSLKIDPSEEITRETMLTHGKEVTQARVRELLNLPALAPAQPEKV encoded by the coding sequence ATGCGAGTGGGTGTTCCGAGGGAGACATTCCCTGGCCAGAACCAGGTGGCACTGGTGCCCGATGGTGTTCCCGCACTCACTAAAGCGGGACTCGAGGTCGTGATGGAAGCCGGGGCTGGAGCTGCAGCCGGCTACCCGGACAGCGAGTACCAGGCCAAGGGGGTCCAGATGCTGTCCGGCCGGGAGAAAGTGTTCCAGGCCGCGGACATCATCCTCCAGTTTCAGGCCGCTGGAGCCAACCCCGAAAAAGGGCCGCAGGATTATGCTCTCCTGCGCGAGGGTCAGGTTCTGATCGCTTTTCTCGACCCTCTGTCCGCGCCGGATCAGGTCCAGGAGCTGGCCGCGCGCGGAGTGACCGCGTTCTCGATGGAGCTGATGCCGCGTATCACCAGGGCGCAGAGTATGGACGCCCTCTCCGCGATGGCCACCGTGGCCGGATACAAGGCGGTGATCCTGGCCGCGGCGCAGCTTCCCCGCATGTTCCCGCTGATGATGACCGCGGCTGGCACTGTCAGTCCGGCCCGCGTGTTCGTGATCGGCGCGGGCGTGGCGGGCCTTCAGGCCATCTCCTCGGCCAAACGTCTGGGCGCGGTGGTGCAGGCCTATGATGTCCGTCCCGCGGTGCGCGAGCAGGTGGAAAGCCTGGGCGGCAAGTTTGTCGAAATGGAGCTGGATGCCGCCGCCAGCGAGACCAAGGGCGGATATGCCAAAGAGATGGGCGAGGATTTCTACCGCCGTCAGCGCGAGCTGATGGAGCGCGTGGTGGCCGACAGCCACGTGGTGATCACCACGGCGGCTGTGCCGGGCAAGAAAGCCCCGGTGCTGATCACCGCCGACATGGTGAAGAGAATGCCCCCCGGCTCGGTGATTGTCGACCTGGCCGCCGAGCGCGGCGGCAACTGCGAGCTGACCCAGGCCGGCAAAACGGTCGAGGTGGACGGAGTGACAGTGATCGGGACGCTCAACCTGCCCTCCACGGTGCCCTACCATGCCAGCCAGATGTACTCGAAGAACATCGTCACCTTCCTCAGGCACCTGCTCACCAAGGAGGGCAGCCTCAAGATAGACCCGAGCGAAGAGATCACCCGCGAGACCATGCTGACCCACGGCAAAGAGGTCACACAGGCGCGGGTGCGTGAGCTGTTGAACCTGCCGGCGCTCGCTCCGGCCCAGCCAGAGAAGGTATGA
- a CDS encoding NAD(P) transhydrogenase subunit alpha produces the protein MDIFIISLTIFVLAVFVGFEVINKVPPILHTPLMSGSNAISGITIIGAMISAGAKETLLTTILGCTAVVFATINVVGGFMVTHRMLKMFKKKN, from the coding sequence ATGGATATTTTCATCATTTCGCTGACCATTTTCGTCCTGGCGGTGTTCGTGGGGTTCGAGGTGATCAACAAGGTGCCTCCGATCCTGCACACGCCGCTGATGAGCGGGTCCAACGCCATTTCCGGCATCACGATCATCGGCGCGATGATCTCGGCCGGGGCCAAGGAGACCCTGCTGACCACGATCCTGGGCTGCACGGCCGTGGTCTTTGCGACTATTAACGTTGTGGGCGGCTTCATGGTGACCCACCGAATGCTCAAGATGTTCAAAAAGAAAAATTGA
- a CDS encoding NAD(P)(+) transhydrogenase (Re/Si-specific) subunit beta gives MYTAIINLAYLVASVLFILGLKGMAHPRTAVRGNLVGALGMLLAIVVTLFDRHIVSFEVILIGILIGSLIGVIVSIRIPMTAMPQMVALYNGFGGGASLIVAGSALVESGLASGTPLTQMTIATAASGIVGAVTFWGSLIAFLKLQEFLIGGNPVLFPGRHVVNILLGLIAVGLGVWLVLEPSQVNIYWIMALVASVLGVMLVIPIGGADMPVVISLLNSYSGIAGATTGFVLNNYGLIIAGSLVGASGIILTQIMCKAMNRSLANVLFGGVGAVVATGGKKDDIYAGKVRSTSAEEVAMLMEDARRVMIVPGYGMAVAQAQHPVRDLTNLLESRGVDVEFAIHPVAGRMPGHMNVLLAEADIPYDKLKEMDEANAMMEETDIAIVLGANDVVNPIARTDPASPIAGMPIINVDKARTVVVIKRSLSPGFAGIPNPLFIADNTLMYFADGKKAILEIVAALKES, from the coding sequence ATGTACACAGCGATAATCAACCTGGCCTATCTGGTCGCTTCAGTGCTGTTCATTCTCGGGCTGAAAGGCATGGCCCATCCCCGGACCGCGGTCCGGGGCAACCTCGTCGGCGCACTCGGCATGCTGCTCGCCATCGTGGTGACTTTGTTCGACCGTCACATCGTAAGCTTCGAGGTTATCCTGATCGGCATCCTGATCGGCTCGCTGATCGGGGTGATCGTCTCGATCCGCATCCCGATGACCGCCATGCCGCAGATGGTGGCCCTGTACAACGGGTTCGGCGGCGGGGCCTCGCTGATCGTGGCCGGGTCGGCCCTGGTCGAATCCGGCCTGGCCAGCGGCACCCCCCTGACCCAGATGACCATCGCCACCGCAGCCTCAGGCATCGTGGGCGCGGTCACTTTCTGGGGCAGCCTGATCGCTTTCCTCAAGCTGCAGGAATTCCTGATCGGCGGCAACCCTGTGCTGTTCCCGGGACGGCACGTGGTCAATATCCTGCTGGGCCTGATCGCGGTGGGACTGGGCGTCTGGCTCGTGCTCGAACCCAGCCAGGTTAACATCTATTGGATCATGGCCCTGGTGGCTTCGGTCCTGGGAGTTATGCTGGTCATCCCCATCGGCGGGGCGGACATGCCGGTGGTGATCTCGCTGCTCAACTCCTATTCCGGCATCGCGGGCGCGACCACCGGGTTCGTGCTCAACAACTACGGCCTGATCATCGCCGGCTCGCTGGTAGGGGCCTCGGGTATCATCCTGACCCAGATCATGTGCAAGGCGATGAACCGCTCCCTGGCCAACGTGCTGTTCGGCGGGGTGGGCGCAGTGGTCGCCACCGGCGGCAAGAAAGACGACATCTACGCCGGCAAGGTCAGGTCCACCAGCGCCGAGGAAGTGGCCATGCTGATGGAGGACGCCCGCCGGGTGATGATCGTGCCGGGTTACGGCATGGCCGTGGCCCAGGCTCAGCACCCGGTGCGCGACCTGACCAATCTGCTCGAGTCGCGCGGGGTGGATGTCGAGTTCGCGATCCATCCGGTGGCCGGACGCATGCCCGGGCACATGAACGTGCTGCTGGCCGAGGCCGACATCCCCTACGACAAGCTCAAGGAGATGGACGAGGCCAACGCGATGATGGAGGAGACCGACATCGCCATCGTGCTGGGGGCCAACGATGTGGTGAACCCCATCGCCCGCACCGACCCCGCGAGCCCGATTGCCGGCATGCCCATCATCAACGTGGACAAGGCCCGCACCGTGGTTGTGATCAAGCGTTCGCTGAGCCCCGGGTTCGCCGGGATCCCCAACCCGCTTTTCATCGCGGACAACACGCTGATGTACTTCGCGGACGGCAAGAAAGCGATCCTGGAGATCGTGGCGGCGCTCAAGGAGAGCTGA
- a CDS encoding methyl-accepting chemotaxis protein — MGTRWTVGKKLMMSYMSLAVIALAIGISGYYGISRSSRAVADIGTIRLPGVEHLLIINEALTAVTTGERGLLNNKMMDPKVRQAQYDYIDQAFSRADEAWKAFEELPKSADEEQLWKDLEPKWANWKQGHQAVREASLKKDQLISQGLSKDDPQILEMDETAFQASMAARTAFLETQNQIRQMVESTRDGAKSEVAAQLQKAFVQKTIAIVFMVFGFGLALLLGIIMTRSITRPLILLTDVTRILADGDVELTGVSVDERTKIKQRQDELGDMGRAFAHMIANQKEKAEAAGQIAQGNLEAKVNAASDKDLLGHSMLQMIDSLQRMNNEVKHLIKSALDGQLKERADSSKYAGDYGQIVGGVNNLLDTVTRPIEEASQVLSAAADKDLTSRVTGDYKGQLAEFKQNINTTIESLDEALQQVALAVEQVGSASGQIASGSQSLAEGANEQASSLEEISSSLEEMSSMTKQNADNAKQAKNLSNETRGSADKGRQAVEQMVAAIGKIKSSSDQTAKIVKTIDEIAFQTNLLALNAAVEAARAGEAGKGFAVVAEEVRSLAQRSATAAKSTADLIEEAVKNADSGVEITESVARGFEEIAEGSRKVSDLVAEIAAAAIEQAQGIEQVNTAVAQMDKVTQQNASNSEESASAAEELNSQAEELRSMVDEFNLSRQHETRKAKTEILARPLAQSATAAGQRQETVTMSMKSERTAARKPAKVRNGRPVLAGSVKSGPITGNGHGKALNPERVIPLDDKDFVDF; from the coding sequence ATGGGAACCAGATGGACAGTAGGCAAAAAACTGATGATGTCGTACATGAGCCTGGCAGTAATTGCTTTGGCGATCGGCATATCCGGGTATTACGGTATCTCCAGGAGTTCCAGGGCCGTTGCGGATATCGGCACGATAAGGTTGCCCGGAGTTGAGCATCTGTTGATAATCAACGAGGCCCTGACCGCAGTGACCACTGGCGAGCGCGGACTGCTGAACAACAAGATGATGGACCCGAAGGTCCGTCAGGCCCAGTACGATTACATCGATCAAGCTTTCAGCCGGGCCGATGAGGCCTGGAAAGCCTTCGAGGAGCTGCCCAAGAGCGCAGACGAGGAACAGCTTTGGAAAGATCTGGAGCCGAAATGGGCTAACTGGAAACAGGGACACCAGGCGGTCCGGGAGGCCAGCCTGAAGAAAGACCAGTTGATCTCGCAGGGCCTGAGCAAGGATGATCCCCAAATCCTCGAAATGGATGAGACCGCTTTCCAGGCCTCGATGGCCGCCCGCACTGCTTTCCTCGAGACCCAGAACCAAATCCGCCAGATGGTGGAAAGCACCCGCGATGGGGCCAAGTCAGAAGTCGCGGCGCAGCTCCAGAAAGCTTTCGTGCAGAAAACAATCGCCATCGTGTTCATGGTGTTCGGTTTCGGCCTGGCTCTTCTGCTCGGAATAATTATGACGCGCTCGATCACCCGCCCGCTCATCCTGCTGACCGATGTGACCCGCATCCTGGCGGATGGAGATGTCGAGTTGACCGGCGTGTCCGTCGATGAGAGAACCAAAATCAAACAGCGCCAGGACGAGCTGGGGGACATGGGCCGTGCTTTCGCGCACATGATCGCGAACCAGAAAGAAAAGGCCGAGGCCGCGGGCCAGATTGCGCAGGGCAACCTGGAGGCCAAGGTAAACGCCGCCTCGGACAAGGACCTTCTCGGGCATTCCATGCTCCAGATGATCGACAGCCTGCAGCGGATGAACAACGAGGTGAAACACCTCATCAAGTCCGCCCTGGACGGTCAGCTCAAGGAACGGGCCGACAGCTCCAAGTATGCGGGTGATTACGGCCAGATAGTCGGCGGGGTGAATAACCTGCTGGACACCGTGACCCGCCCGATCGAGGAGGCCTCCCAGGTGCTGTCCGCGGCCGCGGATAAGGACCTGACAAGCCGGGTGACCGGGGACTACAAGGGCCAGCTGGCCGAGTTCAAGCAGAATATAAACACCACCATCGAATCCCTGGACGAGGCGCTGCAGCAGGTGGCCCTGGCCGTGGAGCAGGTCGGATCGGCCAGCGGCCAGATCGCCAGCGGCAGCCAGAGCCTGGCCGAGGGCGCCAACGAGCAGGCCTCGAGCCTGGAGGAAATCAGCTCGAGCCTGGAGGAGATGTCCTCCATGACCAAGCAGAACGCCGACAACGCCAAGCAGGCGAAGAACCTGTCGAACGAGACGCGCGGTTCCGCTGACAAGGGCCGTCAGGCGGTGGAGCAGATGGTGGCGGCGATCGGAAAGATCAAGTCCAGCTCGGACCAGACCGCCAAGATCGTGAAGACCATCGACGAGATCGCGTTCCAGACCAACCTTCTGGCCCTGAACGCCGCGGTGGAGGCGGCGCGCGCCGGTGAGGCCGGCAAGGGCTTCGCCGTGGTGGCCGAGGAAGTGCGCTCCCTGGCGCAGCGCAGCGCGACCGCGGCCAAGAGTACGGCCGACCTGATCGAAGAAGCGGTCAAGAACGCGGACAGCGGAGTGGAGATCACCGAAAGCGTGGCCCGCGGGTTTGAGGAGATCGCCGAGGGCTCGCGCAAGGTGAGCGACCTGGTGGCCGAGATAGCGGCCGCGGCTATCGAGCAGGCCCAGGGCATCGAGCAGGTGAACACCGCAGTGGCGCAGATGGACAAGGTGACTCAGCAGAACGCCTCCAACTCCGAGGAATCTGCCAGCGCCGCCGAGGAGCTCAACAGCCAGGCTGAGGAGCTGCGCAGCATGGTGGATGAGTTCAACCTCAGCCGTCAGCACGAGACCCGCAAGGCCAAGACCGAAATCCTGGCCCGCCCGCTCGCCCAGTCGGCCACGGCCGCCGGACAGCGCCAGGAAACAGTGACAATGTCGATGAAGAGCGAGCGGACTGCCGCGCGTAAGCCCGCCAAGGTGCGGAACGGCCGTCCTGTCCTGGCCGGCAGTGTCAAGAGCGGGCCGATCACAGGCAACGGGCACGGCAAAGCTCTGAACCCGGAGCGTGTGATCCCGCTGGATGACAAGGACTTCGTCGATTTCTGA
- the glgB gene encoding 1,4-alpha-glucan branching protein GlgB, protein MAEPEEKGSNPTVDYDVTLFTDTDYYLFAEGSHFQLYDKLGSHRMEVDGRPGVYFAVWAPNAFTVSVIGDFNDWMPGLHRLGRRHLDSGIWEGFIPGLDKGCLYKYHIESKINGYRVEKADPYGLYHEVAPRTGSVVWDLDYEWGDAGWMSGRREHNSLDHPMSVYEVHLGSWQRVPEEGNRHLSYRELAPRLANYVRELGFTHVEFLPMMEHPFYGSWGYQVLGFFAPTSRYGTPQDFMYLVDYLHREGIGVILDWVPSHFPSDIHGLVYFDGTHLYEHEDDRRGYHPEWTSYIFNYGRHEVRNFLISSALFWLKKYHVDGLRVDAVASMLYLDYARRDGQWLPNRYGGKENLEAIYFLRRMNEVLYSEEPDVNVIAEESTAWPMVTRPTSVGGLGFGLKWNMGWMHDILFYFSRDPVYRSYHHNQITFSIWYAFTENFMLPLSHDEVVHGKGSLINKMPGDTWQKFANLRLLFAFMFTHPGKKLLFMGGEFGQWREWTHDESLDWHLLEQPAHQGLKRWLGDLNRFYCSNPTLFELDFEAGGFEWVDFNDWQQSVVSFLRKGKTNGQYTLVACNFTPVPRHNYIVGVPEGGFWKENLNSDAVEYGGGGVGNKGGMEAIPHGSHGRPCSLELELPPLGAVILTRGLQ, encoded by the coding sequence ATGGCAGAACCGGAAGAGAAGGGATCGAACCCCACGGTGGATTATGATGTGACCCTTTTCACCGACACCGATTACTACCTTTTCGCCGAGGGGAGCCATTTTCAGCTATACGACAAGCTGGGTTCACACCGGATGGAGGTGGATGGGCGGCCGGGGGTCTATTTCGCGGTCTGGGCGCCCAATGCCTTTACCGTATCGGTGATCGGGGATTTCAACGACTGGATGCCCGGCTTGCACCGTCTGGGCCGCCGTCATCTCGACTCCGGCATCTGGGAGGGGTTCATCCCCGGCCTGGACAAGGGCTGCCTGTACAAGTACCACATCGAGTCGAAGATCAACGGCTACCGGGTGGAGAAAGCCGACCCTTACGGCCTGTACCACGAGGTTGCCCCGCGCACCGGCTCGGTGGTCTGGGACCTGGACTACGAGTGGGGTGACGCCGGGTGGATGTCAGGCCGCCGGGAGCACAACTCCCTGGACCACCCGATGTCGGTCTACGAGGTGCACCTGGGCTCCTGGCAGCGTGTCCCAGAGGAGGGGAACCGTCACCTGTCCTACCGCGAGCTGGCCCCGCGCCTGGCCAACTATGTCAGGGAACTCGGGTTCACGCACGTGGAGTTCCTGCCCATGATGGAGCACCCGTTTTACGGCTCCTGGGGCTACCAGGTCCTGGGGTTCTTCGCCCCGACCAGCCGCTACGGCACCCCGCAGGATTTCATGTACCTGGTGGACTACCTGCACCGCGAGGGCATCGGGGTGATCCTTGACTGGGTGCCCAGCCATTTCCCCAGCGACATCCACGGCCTGGTCTATTTCGACGGGACGCACCTGTACGAGCACGAGGACGACCGGCGCGGCTATCACCCGGAATGGACCAGCTACATTTTCAACTACGGCCGGCACGAGGTGCGCAATTTCCTCATCTCCAGCGCCCTGTTCTGGCTGAAGAAATACCATGTGGACGGTCTGCGGGTGGATGCGGTGGCCTCGATGCTCTATCTCGATTACGCCCGCCGCGACGGCCAGTGGCTGCCCAATCGCTACGGCGGCAAGGAAAACCTGGAGGCGATCTATTTCCTGCGCCGCATGAACGAGGTGCTCTACTCCGAGGAACCGGACGTCAACGTGATCGCCGAGGAATCCACCGCCTGGCCCATGGTCACCCGTCCCACCAGCGTGGGCGGGCTGGGTTTCGGCCTCAAGTGGAACATGGGCTGGATGCACGACATCCTGTTCTATTTCTCGCGCGACCCTGTATACCGCAGCTACCACCACAACCAGATCACGTTCAGTATCTGGTATGCGTTCACCGAAAATTTCATGCTGCCGCTCAGCCATGACGAGGTGGTGCACGGCAAAGGCTCGCTGATCAACAAGATGCCGGGCGACACCTGGCAGAAATTCGCCAACCTGCGGTTGCTGTTCGCTTTCATGTTCACCCATCCGGGCAAGAAACTGCTGTTCATGGGCGGTGAGTTCGGCCAGTGGCGCGAGTGGACGCACGATGAGAGCCTGGACTGGCACCTGCTGGAGCAGCCCGCGCACCAGGGGCTCAAACGCTGGCTGGGCGACCTGAACCGTTTCTACTGCAGCAACCCCACCCTCTTCGAGCTGGATTTCGAGGCCGGCGGGTTCGAGTGGGTCGATTTCAACGACTGGCAGCAGAGCGTGGTCAGTTTCCTGCGCAAAGGGAAAACCAACGGACAATACACGCTCGTGGCCTGCAATTTCACCCCCGTGCCCCGTCATAATTATATTGTCGGCGTACCGGAGGGTGGGTTCTGGAAAGAAAACCTGAACAGCGACGCCGTGGAGTACGGGGGAGGCGGTGTCGGGAACAAGGGCGGCATGGAAGCCATTCCCCACGGCTCGCACGGACGGCCCTGTTCGCTGGAGCTGGAGTTGCCCCCCCTGGGCGCCGTGATCCTTACTCGCGGCTTGCAGTGA
- a CDS encoding winged helix-turn-helix domain-containing protein, whose product MKDQIGITAGKLWNYLRDKDETNIAALPKALDEKALVVQMALGWLAREDKVEFRIDGAKNLVSIVPSEKGN is encoded by the coding sequence ATGAAGGATCAGATCGGCATTACCGCCGGCAAGCTTTGGAACTACCTGCGGGACAAGGATGAGACGAACATCGCCGCGCTTCCGAAAGCGCTGGACGAGAAAGCCCTTGTGGTGCAGATGGCCCTGGGCTGGCTGGCCCGCGAGGACAAGGTGGAATTCCGCATCGATGGGGCGAAGAACCTGGTCTCAATTGTCCCGAGCGAAAAAGGCAACTGA